The Halichoerus grypus chromosome 14, mHalGry1.hap1.1, whole genome shotgun sequence genome contains a region encoding:
- the LOC118518876 gene encoding LOW QUALITY PROTEIN: bile acid-CoA:amino acid N-acyltransferase (The sequence of the model RefSeq protein was modified relative to this genomic sequence to represent the inferred CDS: substituted 1 base at 1 genomic stop codon) — protein MIHLTATPASALIDEPVHIRATGLSPFQIMILQASLKDEKGNLFHSQAYHKANEVGEVDLEHAPSLGGDYIGVHPMGLFWSLKPEKFLTKLLERDVMNSPFLVQIKLYDSNLLLTDIATTAPKVSLTLERWYIALGVKRIQVREGHLRGALFLPAGEGRFPGIIDLFGGIGGLIEFWASLLASHGFVALALDYFNYVDLPSQPEKTXLEYFEEAVNFLLRHPKVLGPGIGIVSISKGAEIGLSMAIHLKQVKATVLINGPNFTFSIPQVYRGQISQPLPFSPQLLSINALGLAEFQHSFEEARSDASETSLLPIEKAQGHFLFIVGEDDKNINSKAYAKQATEQLRRYGKNNWTLLSYPGAGHLLEPLYSPLCCASKISNLHLFMHWGGEVTPRAAAQEYSWKEIQKFLRKHLVPVVTSQL, from the exons ATGATTCATCTGACAGCTACCCCTGCAAGTGCACTTATTGATGAGCCAGTGCATATCCGAGCTACAGGCCTGTCTCCCTTTCAGATAATGATTCTTCAGGCATCACTGAAAGATGAAAAGGGGAACCTGTTTCATTCTCAAGCCTACCATAAGGCCAATGAAGTTGGTGAGGTAGACCTGGAGCATGCCCCCTCACTGGGAGGTGACTACATAGGAGTCCACCCTATGGGTCTCTTCTGGTCCCTGAAACCTGAAAAATTTTTAACGAAATTGTTGGAAAGAGATGTGATGAATAGCCCCTTCCTGGtccaaataaaactttatgaTTCAAATTTACTATTAACTGACATCGCCACCACTGCTCCAAAAGTCAGCCTGACTTTGGAGAGGTGGTACATAGCACTTGGTGTCAAACGGATCCAAGTTCGAGAAGGCCACCTTCGGGGAGCCCTCTTTCTCCCTGCTG gagaGGGCCGTTTCCCAGGGATAATTGACTTGTTTGGTGGTATTGGTGGACTGATTGAATTCTGGGCCAGTCTCCTGGCCAGTCATGGCTTTGTTGCCTTGGCCTTGGATTACTTTAACTATGTAGATCTGCCTTCCCAACCAGAAAAGACATAATTAGAATATTTTGAGGAAGCTGTCAACTTTCTCCTGAGACATCCTAAG GTCCTCGGTCCAGGCATTGGGATAGTTTCCATAAGCAAAGGCGCAGAGATTGGACTCTCCATGGCTATTCACCTAAAACAAGTCAAAGCCACCGTGCTTATTAATGGGCCCAACTTCACATTTAGCATTCCACAGGTATATCGTGGTCAGATAAGTCAGCCCTTGCCCTTCTCTCCACAATTGCTATCCATCAACGCCTTAGGGTTAGCAGAGTTCCAGCACAGCTTTGAGGAAGCTAGAAGTGATGCCAGTGAGACTTCTCTTCTCCCGATTGAAAAGGCCCAGGGacatttccttttcattgtgGGAGAAGATGATAAGAATATCAACAGCAAAGCGTATGCTAAGCAAGCCACAGAACAGTTGAGAAGATATGGGAAGAACAACTGGACCCTGCTATCTTACCCTGGGGCGGGCCACCTGTTAGAGCCTCTCTATTCCCCACTATGCTGTGCCTCAAAGATCTCCAATCTCCACCTATTCATGCACTGGGGTGGAGAGGTGACCCCACGCGCCGCTGCCCAGGAGTATTCTTGGAAGGAGATACAGAAGTTTCTCAGGAAGCACCTTGTTCCAGTTGTGACCAGTCAACTCTGA